One Balaenoptera musculus isolate JJ_BM4_2016_0621 chromosome 13, mBalMus1.pri.v3, whole genome shotgun sequence genomic region harbors:
- the SEMA4C gene encoding semaphorin-4C isoform X4, producing the protein MAPHWAVWLLAVGLWGLGIGAEVWWNLVPRKTVSSGELATVVRRFSQTGIQDFLTLTLTEQTGLLYVGAREALFAFSVEALELQGVISWEAPAEKKAECTQKGKSNQTECFNFIRFLQPYNASHLYVCGTYAFQPKCTYIDMLTFTLERGEFEDGKGKCPYDPVKGHTGLLVDGELYSATLNNFLGTEPVILRNMGPHHAMKTEYLAFWLNEPHFVGSAYIPESVGSFTGDDDKVYFFFSERAVEYDCYAEQVVARVARVCKGDVGGARTLQRKWTTFLKARLVCSAPDWQLYFNQLQALHTLQDASWHNTTFFGVFRARWGDMDLSAVCEYQLEEIQRVFEGPYKEYHEQAQKWGRYTDPVPSPRPGSCINNWHRRHGYTSSLELPDNTLNFIKKHPLMEEQVGPRWGRPLLVKKDANFTHLVADRVTGLDGATYTVLFIGTGDGWLLKAVSLGPWVHLIEELQVFDQEPVESLVLSRSKKLLFAGSRSQLVQLPLADCVKYRSCADCVLARDPYCAWSVNTSRCTAVGGHSGSLLIQHVTVADTSSICNFRGSKKVRLTPKNITVVAGTDLVLPCRLSSNLAHARWTFGGRELPAEQPGSFLYDARLQALVVMAAQPRHAGAYHCFSEEQGARLAAEGYLVAVVAGPSVTLEARAPLESLGLVWLAVVALGAVCLVLLLLVLSLRRRLREELEKGAKAAERTLVYPLELPKEPTSPPFRPGPEMDEKLWDPVGYYYSDGSLKIVPGHARCQPGGGPPSPPPGIPGQPLPSPTRLHLGGGRNSNANGYVRLQLGGEDRGSLGHPLPELADELRRKLQQRQQLPDSNPEESSV; encoded by the exons TCTGGAGCTGCAGGGAGTG atCTCATGGGAGGCGCCAGCTGAGAAGAAGGCCGAGTGTACCCAGAAAGGGAAGAGTAACCAG acgGAGTGTTTCAACTTCATCCGCTTCCTGCAGCCGTATAACGCATCCCACCTGTACGTCTGCGGTACCTACGCCTTCCAGCCCAAGTGCACCTACATT GACATGCTCACCTTCACCCTGGAGCGTGGAGAGTTCGAAGATGGCAAGGGGAAATGTCCCTATGACCCAGTGAAGGGCCACACCGGCCTCCTTGTGG ACGGGGAGCTGTACTCGGCCACGCTCAACAACTTCCTGGGCACGGAACCTGTCATCCTGCGGAACATGGGGCCGCACCACGCCATGAAGACGGAGTACCTGGCCTTCTGGCTCAACG AACCGCATTTCGTGGGCTCCGCCTACATCCCGGAGAGCGTGGGCAGCTTCACGGGGGACGACGACAAGGTGTACTTCTTCTTCAGCGAGCGCGCCGTGGAATACGACTGCTACGCCGAGCAGGTGGTGGCCCGCGTGGCCCGAGTCTGCAAG GGCGACGTGGGGGGCGCGCGGACGCTGCAGAGGAAGTGGACCACGTTCCTGAAGGCGCGGCTGGTGTGCTCCGCGCCCGACTGGCAGCTCTACTTCAACCAGCTGCAGGCTCTGCATACCCTGCAGGACGCCTCCTGGCACAACACCACCTTCTTCGGGGTTTTTCGGGCGCGGTG GGGCGACATGGACCTGTCAGCAGTCTGTGAGTACCAGTTGGAAGAGATCCAGAGGGTATTCGAGGGGCCCTACAAGGAGTACCATGAGCAAGCCCAAAAGTGGGGCCGCTACACCGACCCGGTACCCAGCCCGCGGCCCGGCTCG tgcATCAACAACTGGCACCGACGCCATGGCTATACCAGTTCCCTGGAGCTGCCAGACAACACCCTCAACTTCATCAAGAAGCACCCGCTGATGGAGGAGCAGGTGGGGCCTCGGTGGGGCCGGCCCCTGCTGGTGAAGAAAGACGCCAACTTCACCCACCTGGTGGCCGACCGGGTCACGGGGCTTGATGGAGCCACCTATACAGTGCTGTTCATCGGCACAG gaGATGGCTGGCTGCTCAAGGCCGTGAGCCTGGGGCCCTGGGTCCACCTGATTGAGGAGCTGCAGGTGTTTGACCAGGAGCCGGTGGAAAGCCTGGTCCTGTCCCGGAGCAAG AAGCTGCTCTTTGCGGGCTCCCGCTCCCAGCTGGTCCAGCTGCCCCTGGCCGACTGTGTGAAGTACCGCTCCTGCGCGGACTGCGTGCTTGCTCGGGACCCCTACTGCGCCTGGAGCGTCAACACCAGCCGCTGCACGGCCGTGGGCGGCCACTCCGG ATCCCTGCTGATCCAGCACGTGACAGTCGCAGACACCTCAAGCATTTGTAACTTCCGGGGCAGTAAGAAAG TCAGGCTCACGCCCAAAAACATCACGGTGGTGGCAGGCACAGACCTGGTGCTGCCCTGCCGCCTCTCCTCCAACCTCGCCCACGCCCGCTGGACCTTCGGGGGCCGGGAGCTGCCTGCGGAGCAGCCCGGCTCCTTCCTCTACGACGCCCGGCTGCAGGCCCTGGTGGTGATGGCCGCCCAGCCCCGCCACGCCGGGGCCTACCACTGCTTCTCGGAGGAGCAGGGGGCCCGGCTGGCTGCCGAAGGCTAcctggtggcagtggtggcgGGCCCGTCGGTGACCCTGGAGGCCCGGGCCCCCCTGGAGAGCCTGGGGCTGGTGTGGCTGGCCGTGGTGGCCCTGGGGGCCGTGTGcctggtgctgctgctgctggttcTGTCCCTGCGCCGGCGGCTGCgggaggagctggagaagggCGCCAAGGCAGCCGAGAGGACCCTGGTGTACCCTCTGGAGCTGCCCAAGGAGCCCACCAGTCCCCCCTTCCGGCCCGGCCCTGAGATGGACGAGAAACTCTGGGACCCCGTGGGCTACTACTACTCGGACGGCTCCCTCAAGATCGTTCCTGGACACGCCCGGTGCCAGCCCGGCGGCGGGCCCCCCTCGCCGCCTCCTGGCATCCCCGGCCAGCCCCTGCCTTCTCCAACTCGGCTCCACCTGGGGGGTGGGCGGAACTCCAATGCCAACGGATACGTGCGCTTACAGCTGGGAGGGGAGGACCGGGGCAGCCTCGGGCACCCGCTGCCGGAGCTCGCCGACGAGCTGAGACGCAAACTGCAGCAGCGCCAGCAGCTGCCGGACTCCAACCCCGAGGAGTCCTCGGTGTGA
- the ANKRD39 gene encoding ankyrin repeat domain-containing protein 39 isoform X1, whose amino-acid sequence MAVPRPCAEGPCCSRPSAALGVQQTLDEMDFERGIWSAALNGDLGRVKYLIQKAADPSQPDSAGYTALHYASRNGHYAVCQFLLESGAKCDAQTHGGATALHRASYCGHTDIARLLLSHGSNPRLVDDDGMTSLHKAAEKGHVDICSLLLQHSPALKAVRDRKARLACDLLPCNSDLRDLLAS is encoded by the exons ATGGCGGTGCCGCGGCCTTGCGCCGAAGGCCCCTGCTGCTCCCGCCCCAGCGCGGCTCTCGGCGTGCAGCAGACGCTGGACGAGATGGACTTCGAGAGGG GAATCTGGTCTGCAGCCCTGAACGGAGACCTGGGCCGAGTGAAGTATTTAATCCAGAAGGCAGCGGACCCCAGCCAGCCCGACTCCGCCGGCTACACGGCTCTG CACTACGCCAGCCGCAACGGGCACTATGCCGTGTGCCAGTTCCTGCTGGAGAGCGGGGCCAAGTGTGATGCCCAGACCCACGGGGGGGCCACCGCTCTGCACCGGGCCAGCTACTGTGGGCACACGGACATCGCCCGGCTCCTGCTGTCGCACGGCTCCAATCCCAGGCTGGTGGACGACGACGGCATGACCAGTCTGCACAAG GCCGCCGAGAAGGGTCACGTGGACATTTGCTCCCTCCTCTTGCAACACAGCCCAGCCCTGAAGGCCGTCCGGGACCGGAAGGCACGACTCGCCTGTGACCTGCTGCCCTGCAACAGCGACCTGCGGGACCTGCTGGCCAGCTGA
- the ANKRD23 gene encoding LOW QUALITY PROTEIN: ankyrin repeat domain-containing protein 23 (The sequence of the model RefSeq protein was modified relative to this genomic sequence to represent the inferred CDS: inserted 2 bases in 2 codons; substituted 2 bases at 2 genomic stop codons) has product MRRQAPAARLPLTGQSEQQSAPGPRAMLQVVRASDKHGGQGAGRGSVSGERVERKELGRGHGVSDPGGWXPQEAEARERQELDEERRRLERFSSPRANLESLADLETLVQRQREKRLKRRVPARAPEPEVKPQPLALLEPVDLEAFLKAAAENQEALTDKYLTDGGDPSVHDKLHRTAWHWACPKGHSQLVNKLLEAGATVDARDLLDGPPVFWACRRGHLDILKQLLNRGAQVNARDQGRIWSTPLHVAVRTXDCLERLVACRARADAQDREGDTALHEAVQPGHYRAMEVLLLYGAGLGVRPQXASVTPVXLAQDWQWGIREALPAHVGHPPYPVPPTADPRGHSQPPFHPVTSAPCHSRVSPAWSSLGHDSPLRADSVPPGSPVRPGAAPRLAGGRAASLASRPRLSWSPPGRELGANAEDPGVAGGCRKQSGSRRGAAEERGDRGWSSTGTASSSLGPVPGLLGAHWSPVQEAARLCPPPGPSCHQVVTRCMASSRCLRAQVSPGASVPGGSGRLEGAAGWL; this is encoded by the exons ATGCGGCGTCAGGCCCCCGCCGCCAGGCTCCCGCTGACAGGACAGAGTGAGCAGCAGTCGGCCCCCGGGCCTCGGGCAATGCTGCAGGTGGTGAGAGCCAGCGACAAGCACGGGGGTCAGGGAGCCGGCCGGGGCTCG GTAAGTGGAGAGAGAGTCGAAAGGAAAGAATTGGGACGTGGACATGGAGTGTCTGATCCTGGAGGCT GGCCCCAGGAGGCCGAGGCCCGGGAGAGGCAGGAACTGGAcgaggagaggaggaga CTTGAAAGATTCAGCAGTCCCAGAGCTAACTTGGAGAGCCTGGCTGACCTGGAAACGTTGGttcaaagacagagagaaaagagactgaAACGCAGAGTCCCCGCCAGGGCACCCGAGCCTGAGGTCAAG CCGCAGCCCCTGGCCCTGCTGGAGCCTGTGGACCTGGAGGCGTTCCTGAAGGCAGCTGCTGAGAACCAGGAGGCCCTGACTGACAAGTACCTGACAGACGGAGGGGACCCTAGTGTCCACGACAAG CTCCACCGCACGGCCTGGCACTGGGCCTGTCCGAAGGGTCACAGCCAGCTCGTGAACAAGCTGCTGGAGGCGGGTGCCACCGTGGACGCTCGGGACTTG CTGGACGGGCCCCCTGTGTTCTGGGCCTGCCGCAGAGGGCACCTGGACATCCTCAAACAGCTGCTTAACCGGGGCGCCCAGGTCAATGCCCGGGACCAGGGGAGG ATCTGGAGCACGCCCCTGCACGTGGCCGTGCGCA GCGACTGCCTGGAGCGCCTCGTCGCCTGCAGGGCCCGTGCTGACGCACAGGACAGG GAAGGGGACACGGCTCTGCACGAGGCGGTGCAGCCCGGCCACTACAGAGCCATGGAGGTGCTGCTGCTCTACGGGGCCGGGCTGGGCGTGAGACCGCAGTGA GCTTCAGTGACCCCAGTGTAGCTGGCCCAGGACTGGCAGTGGGGCATCCGGGAAGCACTGCCGGCCCACGTGGGGCACCCCCCGTACCCGGTGCCGCCAACAGCCGATCCTCGGGGCCACTCGCAGCCACCATTCCATCCCGTCACCTCCGCCCCGTGCCACTCACGTGTCTCACCCGCGTGGTCCTCCCTCGGTCACGACTCCCCGCTCAGGGCTGATTCCGTGCCTCCAGGCAGCCCTGTCAGACCAGGGGCGGCTCCACGCCTGGCAGGTGGCAGAGCAGCCTCCCTGGCTTCCCGTCCCAGGCTGAGCTGGTCCCCGCCGGGGCGCGAGCTGGGGGCTAATGCAGAGGACCCGGGGGTGGCAGGCGGGTGCAGGAAACAAAGTGGGTCCAGACGAGGGGCCGCGGAGGAGCGTGGGGACCGAGGATGGAGCAGCACAGGAACAGCCTCAAGCTCCCTGGGGCCGGTGCCAGGGCTCCTCGGTGCCCACTGGTCCCCGGTCCAGGAGGCGGCTaggctctgccctcccccagggccctccTGCCACCAGGTGGTGACTCGGTGCATGGCCAGCAGCAGATGCCTTCGGGCGCAGGTTTCTCCAGGGGCCTCCGTGCCTGGCGGGTCTGGCCGTCTGGAGGGGGCTGCTGGATGGCTTTGA
- the ANKRD39 gene encoding ankyrin repeat domain-containing protein 39 isoform X2: MAVPRPCAEGPCCSRPSAALGVQQTLDEMDFERGIWSAALNGDLGRVKYLIQKAADPSQPDSAGYTALHYASRNGHYAVCQFLLESGAKCDAQTHGGATALHRASYCGHTDIARLLLSHGSNPRLVDDDGMTSLHKLLHHALREPSHFLRGGQLTHLDARKHPVLDF; encoded by the exons ATGGCGGTGCCGCGGCCTTGCGCCGAAGGCCCCTGCTGCTCCCGCCCCAGCGCGGCTCTCGGCGTGCAGCAGACGCTGGACGAGATGGACTTCGAGAGGG GAATCTGGTCTGCAGCCCTGAACGGAGACCTGGGCCGAGTGAAGTATTTAATCCAGAAGGCAGCGGACCCCAGCCAGCCCGACTCCGCCGGCTACACGGCTCTG CACTACGCCAGCCGCAACGGGCACTATGCCGTGTGCCAGTTCCTGCTGGAGAGCGGGGCCAAGTGTGATGCCCAGACCCACGGGGGGGCCACCGCTCTGCACCGGGCCAGCTACTGTGGGCACACGGACATCGCCCGGCTCCTGCTGTCGCACGGCTCCAATCCCAGGCTGGTGGACGACGACGGCATGACCAGTCTGCACAAG CTTCTACATCACGCCCTCAGAGAGCCTTCCCATTTCCTCAGGGGAGGACAGCTCACGCATCTGGATGCCCGGAAGCACCCTGTGCTTGACTTCTGA